The genomic DNA CCGCACGGACGGCTTCCGCTGGGTGGGCCTCACGGGCGGGGAGCCGCTCCTGCGCCCCGACCTCGCGGCGATCGTCGACGCCGCCGCCCGCTGCCGCACCCTGGACACCATCCAGATCAACACCAACGGGCAGCTCCGCGAGGCGGCGCTCGCGCTGCTCGAACACGTCCGCCGGCGCCATCCCCGCCTGCGCGTGGTCCTCACGGTGAGCGTCGACGGACCGCCCGATGTCCACAACCGCATCCGCGGCAAGGCGGGTGCCTGGGAGCGCGCCGCCGCAACGTTCGTCGCCGCCAAATCGGTCCGCGGCGTCAAGGCGCAGGTCGGCTACACGATCTGCGCCGACAACCTTGGCCGATTCGCGGCCGCGTACGAGGCGCTGCGCTCGGCGTGGCCGGCCCTGCGCTTCGACGACGTCAACGTGAACGTCTTCCAGACCTCGGGCCACTACTACGGCAACGAGGGGATGGCCCCGCCGGATGACACCGCCCTGTTCCGCGAGATCGACGCCATTCTCGCGCTGGACCGCGACCGCCCCAGCGTGAACAACGCCCTGCGCCGGCGCTACCTGCGTCTCTACCAGCGCTACCTCGCCGAGCGCCGCAGCCCGCTGCGCTGCCAGGCGCTCTCGGTGACCTGCTTCCTCGACCCGGCGGGCGACCTCTACCCGTGCGTCGTCTTCCCGAGGGTCCTGGCGAACGTGCGTTCGCTGGAGGGGGGCCTGCGCGACCTGTGGGGTACGGCGGCGGCCCGGGCATTGCACCGGCAGTGCTCGAGCGGCGGATGCCCGGCCTGCTGGAGCCCCTGCAACGCGTTCAGCGCCATCGGCGGCTCGCTCCTGCGGGCGGCGTTGACCTGAAAGCGCCGCGAGGGACCGCGGCACCAGGCGCGTCAGGGCGCCAGCAGCCGCAACACCTGGGGATAGAGTTCCCGCGCCAGGTAGCGATGGCCGGCGACGTTCGGGTGGTTCTCGTCGAGAAAGAGGGAACCCCAGAACCGCGCGACCTCCTCGGGGCGCTCCCGCGCCGCCTCCATGACCGCCGTGATCTCGACGATGCCGGAGCCGCCGCCGGCCACACCGAGCGCCTTGCTCAAGTCGCTGCGCAAGTCGGGGAGCGGATCCACGAACGTGATCCCGTGCTTCCGGCAGAAACCTCCGAGGATCTCCTGCGGCGAATCCACCCGGGCGACGTAGACCAGCTGGAAATCCCGCGGCGACGCGAGCACGACGAGCGGCACGTGCTGCGCGCCGGCCAGGGCCGCCAGCTTCTCCAGCCACGTCAGGTAGTCGCGCCACCCCCGCTCGACCTCCGGGAGGTCCGCCCTGAAGACGAGGTTCTCCTCGGTGAGGGTCTCGCGCCGCCTCGCCTCCCGCTGCAGCCGCTCGCCCGAGGGCTCCAGGAACTCGATACTCGCGATCACATCCCGCAGGAACAGGTACAGCGCGCTGTGCCCCGACAGGAAGTAGTGGTAGTACGGGCCGTCGATGACATCCGGCATCGTCGGCATCTCGCCCGCCCCCCCGAACCTCCTCAAATACGCGTACGGCTCGAGAACGTCGTTGAGGT from bacterium includes the following:
- a CDS encoding SGNH/GDSL hydrolase family protein, with product MSGDLSKNILLSVCSLVVLLGTAEALCRLKYSPERLRDESLFEYDRDKIYRLRRGVRKYFAGIDDVTINSSGFRGPEVSQEKPAGTTRIVVLGDSVSFGHGVPDDAPYPRVLEHLLNGGGAPGKHEVLDLGVPGYSIFQEYQDFKRALAFKPDLAILQFNLNDVLEPYAYLRRFGGAGEMPTMPDVIDGPYYHYFLSGHSALYLFLRDVIASIEFLEPSGERLQREARRRETLTEENLVFRADLPEVERGWRDYLTWLEKLAALAGAQHVPLVVLASPRDFQLVYVARVDSPQEILGGFCRKHGITFVDPLPDLRSDLSKALGVAGGGSGIVEITAVMEAARERPEEVARFWGSLFLDENHPNVAGHRYLARELYPQVLRLLAP
- a CDS encoding radical SAM protein; translation: MRTPHVDRIRRSLGLLGAVAASNFRRLRHPTTLSFAVTWRCNLRCRTCNIWRRAPTDGELTPAQADDFFRRTDGFRWVGLTGGEPLLRPDLAAIVDAAARCRTLDTIQINTNGQLREAALALLEHVRRRHPRLRVVLTVSVDGPPDVHNRIRGKAGAWERAAATFVAAKSVRGVKAQVGYTICADNLGRFAAAYEALRSAWPALRFDDVNVNVFQTSGHYYGNEGMAPPDDTALFREIDAILALDRDRPSVNNALRRRYLRLYQRYLAERRSPLRCQALSVTCFLDPAGDLYPCVVFPRVLANVRSLEGGLRDLWGTAAARALHRQCSSGGCPACWSPCNAFSAIGGSLLRAALT